In Rhodothermus profundi, the genomic stretch ACTTACCGGTGGCTGTCTCTCCAGAAAGCATCAGAGCATCGCTGCCGTCCAGCACTGCATTGGCTACGTCGCTGGCTTCCGCGCGCGTAGGCCGTGGGTTTTCGATCATGCTTTCAAGCATCTGGGTGGCGGTAATGACGGGTTTGGCCGCCGCCAGACACTTGCGAATGATCCGCTTTTGCACGGCCGGCACCTCGGCCATGGGCATTTCGATGCCCAAGTCGCCTCGGGCCACCATGATGCCATCCGCCTGCGCCAGAATCTGATCGATCTTGGCAACTGCTTCCGGCTTCTCAATTTTAGCAATCACCCGTACCTCTTTGCCGGAGTCTCGCACCCGGCGCATCAGGTCCGCAACGTCTGTTTCGCTGCGCACAAAGGAAAGGGCGATCAGATCCACTTCCATATGCAACCCGAACTCCAGATCACGCAAATCCTTGTCGGTAAGGGAAGGCGTAGAATTGCGCAGATGGGGCAGGTTAACGCCTTTGCGAGAGCGCAGCGGGCCTCCCACCACCACCTCTGTGATCACATCTTCCCCGGCGACATCCACAATTTTCAGCTCCAGCAGCCCATCATCGAGCAGAATGCGTCCGCCGGGTTCTACATCTTGCCCCAGCGTTGGATAGTTAATGAAAATGCGCGTTCGGCCATCGGCGCGTGCTGGATTCACGGTTAAAATGAGCTGCTGGCCTTCATGGATCAGAATACCCCCTTCGGCTACCTCGCCAATGCGGATTTTCGGTCCCTGTAAATCCTGCAAAATGGCCACGTCGCGCCCCAGCCGGCGCGCTTCCTCCCGTACGATCTCGATACGACGCCGATGATCCTCATGGCTACCATGGGAGAAATTTAAGCG encodes the following:
- the pyk gene encoding pyruvate kinase, whose product is MRRRTKIVCTLGPASSDRETIRQLIKAGMDVARLNFSHGSHEDHRRRIEIVREEARRLGRDVAILQDLQGPKIRIGEVAEGGILIHEGQQLILTVNPARADGRTRIFINYPTLGQDVEPGGRILLDDGLLELKIVDVAGEDVITEVVVGGPLRSRKGVNLPHLRNSTPSLTDKDLRDLEFGLHMEVDLIALSFVRSETDVADLMRRVRDSGKEVRVIAKIEKPEAVAKIDQILAQADGIMVARGDLGIEMPMAEVPAVQKRIIRKCLAAAKPVITATQMLESMIENPRPTRAEASDVANAVLDGSDALMLSGETATGKYPVRVVQVMDEIIREAERFRREIHESGGHWLRQAHVGDETEAVTEAIGYTACQLAEQVGAVAIACLTATGSTARMIARHRPPVPVYAFTDNPRVVPQLSLLWGTRAFAIPFQRDTDRGVQLVHQVLKEQHLVQPGDLVVITAGMPLPAKGHTNMVHVSRIG